In the Sphingomonas sp. LM7 genome, one interval contains:
- a CDS encoding lysozyme inhibitor LprI family protein: MILLTLLLVGLQAPDCTNPITQSDMTRCEVVRFEAADRDMNRQWKLTLAAERTADRSPSGDGRPGYADQLLKAQRAWLAYRDEHCRSDGYRMRGGSAEPMLIAGCRAELTGQRTKQLAALAEDH, translated from the coding sequence ATGATCCTGCTCACCCTGTTGCTGGTTGGCCTGCAGGCACCGGACTGCACCAATCCGATCACCCAATCGGATATGACGCGCTGCGAGGTCGTGCGCTTCGAGGCCGCGGACCGCGACATGAATCGGCAGTGGAAGCTTACCCTTGCCGCGGAGCGGACTGCCGATCGATCGCCTTCGGGCGACGGGCGCCCCGGCTATGCAGACCAGTTGCTCAAGGCTCAGCGCGCCTGGCTTGCCTATCGCGACGAGCACTGCCGCAGTGACGGCTATCGCATGCGCGGCGGCAGCGCCGAACCGATGCTGATCGCGGGCTGCCGCGCCGAGCTTACCGGGCAACGCACCAAGCAACTCGCTGCCCTTGCCGAGGACCATTGA
- a CDS encoding acetyl/propionyl/methylcrotonyl-CoA carboxylase subunit alpha — MFKKILVANRGEIACRVMRTAKKMGIATVAVYSDADARAPHVLMADESVRLGPAPAAESYLKAELILLAARETGADCIHPGYGFLSERESFARACAEAGIAFVGPPPNAIAAMGDKIESKKLAKAAGVNVVPGFVGVIDDTEHAVRISAEIGYPVMMKASAGGGGKGMRLAYTEQDVRDGFEATKREGLASFGDDRVFIEKFIEQPRHIEIQVLGDQHGNIIYLGERECSIQRRHQKVVEEAPSPFVTPEMRKRMGEQAVALSRAVGYYSAGTVELIVSGSDTSGEGFYFLEMNTRLQVEHPVTEEITGIDLVEQMIRVAAGEKLAFTQNEVKLTGWAIENRVYAEDPYRGFLPSTGRLVRYRPPTEARDEDGVTRVDDGVTEGSEISMFYDPMIAKLVTWAPTREEAADRQVAALDRFRIDGIGHNIDFLSAIMQHPRFREGALTTGFIAEEYPEGFEGAPASPALRRKLAAAALAIDYERAGRAAQIDGQLNGPSVASGARVVTVDGERFELSIEALGGIQLVRGAGEPMELIGHWRPGEPLFAVRIDEEALTVGVERKGSAWRLTAHGATHRIEVLPPHIAQYRHHMIEKVPPDMSRFLLAPMPGLLTQLHVSPGDKVEAGQALAVVEAMKMENILRAERAGVVRAANFAPGESLAVDAAILEFE, encoded by the coding sequence ATGTTCAAGAAAATCCTGGTCGCCAATCGCGGCGAGATTGCGTGCCGCGTGATGCGCACCGCCAAGAAGATGGGGATCGCCACCGTTGCGGTCTATTCGGACGCGGATGCGCGGGCACCGCATGTGCTGATGGCGGATGAGAGCGTGCGGCTTGGGCCGGCGCCGGCGGCGGAGAGCTATCTCAAGGCCGAGCTGATCCTGCTTGCCGCCAGGGAGACCGGGGCGGACTGCATCCATCCGGGCTATGGTTTCCTCTCTGAACGGGAGAGCTTCGCGCGCGCCTGCGCCGAGGCGGGAATCGCCTTTGTCGGGCCTCCCCCGAACGCCATCGCGGCGATGGGCGACAAGATCGAGTCGAAGAAGCTCGCCAAGGCGGCGGGGGTGAATGTCGTTCCCGGCTTTGTGGGCGTGATCGACGATACCGAGCATGCCGTGCGCATCTCGGCGGAAATCGGCTATCCGGTGATGATGAAGGCCTCGGCCGGCGGCGGCGGCAAGGGGATGCGGCTGGCCTATACCGAGCAGGACGTCCGCGATGGATTCGAGGCGACCAAGCGCGAGGGGCTGGCGAGCTTCGGCGACGACCGCGTGTTTATCGAGAAGTTCATCGAGCAGCCGCGGCATATCGAGATCCAGGTGCTTGGCGACCAGCACGGCAACATCATCTATCTGGGCGAGCGCGAATGCTCGATTCAGCGGCGGCACCAGAAGGTGGTCGAGGAGGCGCCGTCGCCGTTCGTCACCCCCGAGATGCGCAAGCGGATGGGCGAGCAGGCGGTCGCGCTGTCGCGGGCAGTGGGCTATTATTCGGCGGGGACGGTCGAGCTGATCGTCAGCGGTTCCGACACTAGTGGCGAGGGGTTCTACTTCCTCGAGATGAATACCCGGCTCCAGGTCGAGCATCCGGTGACCGAGGAAATCACCGGAATCGACCTGGTCGAGCAGATGATCCGCGTCGCGGCGGGCGAGAAGCTGGCGTTCACGCAGAACGAGGTGAAACTCACCGGCTGGGCGATCGAGAATCGCGTCTATGCCGAGGATCCGTATCGCGGCTTCCTGCCGAGCACCGGGCGACTGGTGCGCTATCGCCCACCGACCGAGGCGCGCGACGAGGACGGGGTGACTCGCGTCGATGATGGGGTGACCGAGGGCAGCGAGATTTCGATGTTCTACGATCCGATGATCGCCAAGCTGGTGACCTGGGCACCGACCCGCGAAGAGGCCGCCGACCGGCAGGTCGCGGCGCTTGATCGCTTCCGGATCGACGGGATCGGGCATAATATCGACTTCCTCTCGGCGATCATGCAACATCCGCGCTTCCGCGAGGGCGCGCTGACTACCGGATTCATTGCCGAGGAATATCCCGAGGGATTCGAAGGCGCGCCGGCGTCACCCGCGCTGCGGCGCAAGCTGGCCGCGGCGGCGCTGGCAATCGACTATGAGCGCGCCGGCCGGGCTGCCCAGATCGATGGCCAGCTCAATGGTCCGAGCGTGGCGAGCGGCGCGCGTGTCGTCACGGTGGATGGCGAACGCTTCGAGCTCTCGATCGAGGCGCTGGGCGGTATCCAGCTCGTGCGCGGCGCAGGCGAGCCGATGGAATTGATCGGGCATTGGCGCCCCGGCGAGCCGCTGTTCGCTGTGCGGATAGACGAGGAGGCGCTGACCGTCGGCGTCGAGCGCAAAGGGTCGGCGTGGCGGCTGACCGCGCATGGCGCGACACATCGGATCGAAGTGCTGCCGCCGCACATCGCACAATACCGCCATCACATGATCGAGAAGGTCCCGCCGGACATGAGCCGGTTCCTGCTAGCGCCGATGCCCGGGCTGCTCACCCAGCTACATGTTTCGCCGGGCGACAAGGTCGAAGCGGGGCAGGCGCTCGCGGTGGTCGAGGCGATGAAGATGGAGAACATCCTCCGCGCCGAGCGGGCGGGCGTGGTCAGGGCCGCCAATTTCGCGCCGGGCGAGAGCCTCGCGGTGGACGCGGCGATCCTCGAGTTCGAGTAG
- a CDS encoding acyl-CoA carboxylase subunit beta translates to MSSTIEELERRRAAARLGGGQKRIDAQHAKGKLTARERVEVLLDQGSFEELDMYVEHNCVDFGMESQIVPGDGVVTGSGTINGRLVFVFSQDFTVFGGSLSERHAQKICKVMDTAMKVGAPVIGLNDSGGARIQEGVASLGGYAEVFQRNVLASGVVPQLSLIMGPCAGGAVYSPAMTDFIFMVKDSSYMFVTGPDVVKTVTNEIVTQEELGGAVTHTTKSGVADVAFDNDIEALLAARDFVDFLPASNREDVPVRPCDDPWDRVEASLDTLIPPNANQPYDMHECVRKVLDEGDFFELQPTHAGNILIGFGRIEGRTVGVVANQPLVLAGVLDINSSKKAARFVRFCDAFEIPILTFVDVPGFLPGVGQEHSGIIKHGAKLLFAYAEATVPKITVITRKAYGGAYDVMASKHLRGDLNYAWPTAEIAVMGAKGAVEIIFRGKTPEEIAERTAEYEARFANPFVAASKGFIDEVILPHSTRRRVALGLRKLRGKQLENPWKKHDNIPL, encoded by the coding sequence ATGTCGTCGACGATCGAGGAACTGGAGCGCCGCCGCGCCGCTGCCCGTCTAGGCGGCGGGCAGAAGCGCATCGATGCGCAGCATGCCAAGGGCAAGCTCACCGCACGCGAGCGCGTCGAGGTGCTGCTCGACCAGGGATCGTTCGAGGAGCTCGACATGTATGTCGAGCACAACTGCGTCGATTTCGGGATGGAGAGTCAGATCGTCCCCGGCGATGGCGTCGTCACCGGCAGCGGCACGATCAACGGCCGGCTGGTCTTCGTGTTCAGCCAGGACTTCACTGTGTTCGGCGGCTCGCTATCCGAGCGCCACGCGCAGAAGATCTGCAAGGTGATGGACACCGCGATGAAGGTCGGGGCGCCGGTGATCGGGCTTAATGACAGCGGCGGGGCGCGAATCCAGGAGGGGGTCGCGAGCCTTGGCGGGTATGCCGAAGTGTTCCAGCGCAATGTGCTCGCCAGCGGTGTGGTGCCGCAATTGAGCCTGATCATGGGGCCCTGCGCAGGCGGGGCCGTCTATTCGCCCGCGATGACCGACTTCATCTTCATGGTGAAGGATTCGTCGTACATGTTCGTCACCGGCCCAGATGTAGTGAAGACCGTTACAAACGAGATCGTCACGCAGGAGGAACTGGGTGGAGCGGTGACGCATACCACGAAGTCGGGGGTCGCCGATGTGGCCTTCGATAACGATATCGAGGCGCTGCTCGCGGCCCGCGACTTCGTGGACTTCTTGCCGGCATCGAACCGCGAGGACGTGCCCGTGCGTCCCTGCGACGATCCGTGGGACCGGGTCGAGGCAAGCCTCGACACCTTGATCCCGCCCAACGCCAACCAGCCCTATGACATGCATGAATGCGTGCGGAAGGTGCTCGACGAGGGCGACTTCTTCGAGCTGCAGCCGACGCATGCGGGGAACATCCTGATCGGCTTCGGGCGGATCGAGGGGCGCACGGTGGGGGTGGTCGCCAACCAGCCGCTGGTGCTGGCCGGAGTGCTCGATATCAATTCAAGCAAGAAGGCGGCGCGGTTCGTGCGCTTCTGCGACGCGTTCGAGATCCCGATCCTGACCTTCGTCGACGTGCCGGGGTTCCTGCCGGGGGTCGGGCAGGAGCATTCGGGAATCATCAAGCACGGCGCCAAGCTGCTCTTCGCCTATGCCGAGGCGACGGTGCCCAAGATCACGGTGATCACCCGTAAAGCCTATGGCGGCGCGTATGACGTAATGGCATCGAAGCATTTGCGCGGCGACTTGAACTATGCCTGGCCGACCGCGGAGATCGCGGTGATGGGGGCCAAGGGCGCAGTCGAGATCATCTTCCGGGGCAAGACGCCCGAGGAAATCGCCGAGCGGACCGCGGAATATGAGGCGCGCTTCGCCAATCCGTTCGTGGCGGCGAGCAAGGGCTTTATCGACGAGGTCATCCTGCCGCACTCGACGCGCCGGCGGGTGGCGCTCGGGTTACGCAAGCTGCGCGGCAAGCAGCTGGAGAACCCGTGGAAGAAACATGACAATATTCCGCTTTGA
- a CDS encoding lysozyme inhibitor LprI family protein, producing MTIFRFELLASAFFASTPLTGSGAQQPAGPSCDNIDPFVVRTCVDKRVAAKERTLALVYSQARAAVRRNFARYGREDNRSNPDHLVRSQASWKRFVADDCKVQAAFAGGSNPSISDRETGCYEDALDKRIEFLEQLANGSFGTG from the coding sequence ATGACAATATTCCGCTTTGAACTGCTCGCGTCAGCTTTCTTCGCGTCAACCCCGCTGACTGGATCGGGCGCGCAGCAACCCGCCGGGCCTTCGTGCGACAATATCGATCCCTTCGTGGTTCGGACGTGCGTCGATAAGCGGGTGGCTGCCAAGGAGCGGACGCTGGCCTTGGTCTATTCACAGGCGCGGGCGGCAGTGCGGCGCAATTTCGCCCGCTATGGGCGCGAGGATAATCGGAGCAACCCCGATCATCTTGTGCGATCCCAGGCGTCGTGGAAGCGGTTCGTCGCCGATGATTGCAAGGTCCAGGCGGCATTCGCGGGCGGCTCCAACCCGTCGATAAGCGATCGCGAGACGGGCTGTTACGAAGATGCCTTGGACAAGCGAATCGAGTTTCTTGAGCAACTCGCCAACGGGAGCTTTGGAACGGGATGA
- the scpA gene encoding methylmalonyl-CoA mutase produces the protein MSDLDAWAKLAAKEVKDADLTWHTPEGIAVKPLYTAADAPDPGLPGFAPFTRGVKATMYAGRPWTIRQYAGFSTAEESNAFYRRNLAAGQKGLSIAFDLATHRGYDSDHPRVTGDVGKAGVAIDTLADMQILFDGIPLDQMSVSMTMNGAVLPCLAFYIVAAEEQGVRQEQLTGTIQNDILKEFMVRNTYIYPPEPSMRIIADIIQYTAEHMPRFNSISISGYHMHEAGATAVQELAFTLADGMAYVRSAIARGLSIDEFAGRLSFFFGIGMNFFMEVAKLRAARMLWSRIIDGFGGSPRSQTLRTHCQTSGVSLTEQDPYNNVIRTTIEAMAATFGGTQSLHTNSLDEAVALPTDFSARIARNTQLILQEETGMTHVVDPLGGSYYVEALTRELADKAWALIEEVEALGGMTHAVESGMPKEHIERAAAARQARVDRGEDVIVGVNKYRLAEEAPMDILNIDNARVRADQIKRIAKTRADRDADAAETALGNLRRGAAGSDNLLALCVEAARARCTLGEMSAAMEVAFGRHAVGVTPIKGVYGPAHAQDKGWLRAEEGVEAFERRRGRKPRVLVAKMGQDGHDRGANVVASAFADLGFDVVSGPLFQTPSETCALAIEKDVDVVGASSLAAGHKTLIPELVDALKEAGRPDIKVVAGGVIPPQDYEFLRAHGVQAIFGPGTNLVSAAAEVLKLLGHNMPPAEEAAE, from the coding sequence TTGAGCGACCTCGACGCCTGGGCAAAGCTTGCCGCGAAGGAAGTGAAGGACGCCGATCTCACCTGGCACACGCCCGAGGGGATCGCAGTCAAACCGCTCTACACCGCCGCCGACGCGCCCGATCCGGGACTTCCCGGCTTCGCGCCGTTCACTCGCGGGGTGAAGGCGACGATGTATGCCGGGCGTCCGTGGACGATCCGGCAATATGCGGGCTTCTCGACTGCCGAGGAATCGAACGCCTTTTATCGCCGCAATCTCGCCGCGGGGCAGAAGGGCCTCTCTATCGCGTTCGATCTCGCCACCCATCGCGGCTATGACAGCGATCACCCGCGCGTCACCGGCGATGTGGGCAAGGCGGGGGTGGCGATCGACACGCTTGCCGACATGCAGATCCTGTTCGACGGCATTCCGCTCGACCAGATGTCGGTCAGCATGACGATGAACGGCGCGGTGCTGCCGTGCCTCGCTTTCTACATCGTCGCCGCCGAAGAGCAGGGCGTGCGGCAGGAGCAGCTCACCGGGACCATCCAGAACGATATCCTGAAGGAGTTCATGGTCCGCAACACGTATATCTATCCGCCCGAACCCTCGATGCGGATCATCGCGGACATCATCCAGTACACCGCCGAGCACATGCCGCGGTTCAACTCGATTTCGATCTCGGGCTATCACATGCACGAGGCGGGCGCGACGGCGGTGCAGGAGCTAGCGTTCACGCTGGCCGACGGCATGGCCTATGTCCGCTCGGCGATCGCGCGCGGGCTGAGCATCGACGAGTTCGCCGGCCGGCTGTCGTTCTTCTTCGGCATCGGCATGAACTTCTTCATGGAAGTGGCCAAGCTGCGCGCGGCGCGAATGCTGTGGAGCCGGATCATCGACGGGTTCGGCGGATCGCCGCGCTCGCAGACCTTACGCACGCATTGCCAGACTTCGGGCGTGTCGCTGACCGAACAGGATCCGTACAACAACGTCATCCGCACCACGATCGAGGCGATGGCGGCGACTTTCGGCGGGACCCAGTCGCTCCACACCAACAGCCTCGACGAGGCGGTGGCGCTCCCCACAGACTTTTCCGCCCGGATCGCGCGCAATACCCAACTGATCCTGCAGGAAGAGACCGGGATGACGCACGTCGTCGATCCGCTGGGCGGCAGCTATTATGTCGAGGCGCTGACGCGGGAACTGGCCGACAAGGCCTGGGCGCTGATCGAGGAAGTCGAGGCGCTGGGCGGAATGACCCACGCAGTCGAGAGCGGCATGCCCAAGGAGCATATCGAGCGCGCCGCCGCCGCCCGTCAGGCGCGGGTGGATCGCGGCGAGGACGTGATCGTCGGGGTTAACAAATACCGGCTTGCCGAAGAGGCGCCCATGGACATCCTCAACATCGACAATGCCCGGGTGCGCGCCGACCAGATCAAGCGGATCGCCAAGACGCGCGCCGATCGCGATGCGGACGCAGCCGAGACGGCGCTCGGCAATCTGCGGCGCGGCGCGGCGGGGAGCGACAATCTGCTGGCACTCTGCGTCGAAGCGGCGCGGGCGCGGTGCACGCTCGGCGAGATGTCTGCGGCGATGGAAGTCGCGTTCGGGCGGCATGCGGTGGGCGTGACGCCGATCAAGGGCGTCTACGGCCCGGCGCACGCCCAGGACAAGGGTTGGCTGCGCGCCGAGGAAGGCGTCGAGGCGTTCGAACGGCGGCGGGGGCGTAAGCCGCGCGTGCTGGTCGCCAAGATGGGGCAGGACGGGCATGACCGCGGCGCAAACGTCGTCGCCAGCGCCTTTGCCGATCTGGGGTTCGACGTGGTTTCGGGGCCGCTGTTCCAGACACCGTCGGAGACCTGCGCGCTGGCGATCGAGAAGGACGTCGATGTCGTCGGCGCCTCCAGCCTCGCCGCGGGGCACAAGACGCTGATCCCGGAGTTGGTCGATGCGCTCAAGGAAGCGGGACGGCCCGATATCAAGGTCGTCGCGGGCGGCGTGATCCCGCCGCAGGATTATGAATTCCTCCGCGCTCACGGCGTGCAGGCGATCTTCGGGCCCGGCACCAATCTTGTCAGCGCCGCCGCGGAAGTGCTCAAGCTGCTTGGGCACAACATGCCCCCGGCAGAGGAAGCGGCTGAATGA
- a CDS encoding enoyl-CoA hydratase-related protein, producing MAEHEHILIERRGDVLVVTLNRPERLNAAPTAMFDEIKAALADLDGARAVLLLGAGRAFCSGADVAGGALGSSDPGETTYAALTEHYNPALLAIAELSVPVVSGVRGPAAGIGCSLALAADFCIAASSAYFLQAFVNIGLVPDGGASWMLPRLIGRSRALEMMMLGERVPASKARDWGMVYEVVHEDVVDSEALRLAERLAAGPTVALGMIRRQLHAALDGGYAEAMEREAGNQRAARGSADSMEGGMAFLQKRKPEFKGR from the coding sequence ATGGCCGAGCACGAACATATCCTCATCGAACGGCGTGGCGACGTGCTCGTGGTCACGCTCAACCGGCCTGAACGGCTCAATGCCGCGCCGACGGCGATGTTCGATGAGATCAAGGCGGCGCTGGCCGACCTGGATGGCGCGCGTGCGGTGCTGCTGCTCGGGGCGGGCCGGGCTTTCTGCTCGGGCGCAGATGTCGCGGGTGGAGCGCTGGGGTCGAGCGATCCGGGCGAGACGACTTATGCTGCGCTGACCGAGCATTATAATCCTGCCTTGCTCGCTATTGCCGAACTTTCCGTACCGGTGGTCAGCGGCGTGCGCGGGCCCGCGGCAGGTATCGGGTGCAGCCTCGCGCTCGCAGCCGACTTCTGCATCGCCGCGAGCAGTGCCTATTTTCTCCAGGCCTTCGTCAATATCGGGCTGGTGCCCGATGGCGGGGCGAGCTGGATGCTGCCGCGGCTGATCGGCCGCAGCCGTGCGCTCGAGATGATGATGCTCGGCGAGCGGGTGCCCGCCAGCAAGGCGCGCGATTGGGGTATGGTCTATGAAGTCGTCCACGAGGACGTCGTCGATAGCGAGGCGTTGCGGCTGGCCGAGCGGCTGGCGGCAGGGCCGACGGTAGCGCTGGGGATGATCCGGCGCCAGCTGCATGCGGCGCTCGACGGGGGCTATGCCGAGGCGATGGAGCGTGAGGCGGGCAACCAGCGCGCGGCGCGTGGGTCGGCGGATTCGATGGAGGGGGGGATGGCGTTCCTCCAGAAGCGTAAGCCGGAGTTCAAGGGCCGGTGA
- a CDS encoding short-chain fatty acyl-CoA regulator family protein, with translation MVAPRRRLFEGFRLRDLRRRLGLSQAAMAARLGISVPYLSQIENNGRPITDIVLVALAREFPMEAADIGAEAETSTLLRTIDAATDTSIPAHSLGEADVRRGLEQQPLLARRLVAVHEAWRRSQEQLRVLDDRFDTGSSDAAPLPWEEVRDWFQAEGNYIDAIDRSGEALAEALDEGPITQALEDRLRRWHGVRVTGEDADGSQLSRFDEGSRTLALNSGLPPESRAFLLAHRLVRYEFANEMRHVVAEAGLASQASRELLSVGLANYAAGALLMPYTAFRARAREVRHDIDRLRQRFGVSFEQACHRLSTLQRPGAAGLPFFFCRVDMAGNITKRHSATRLQFAALGGACPLWVVHEAVAIPDRILVQLAEMPDGTRYVSMAKGLVKPSGSYARPARRYAVALGCEEAHAADFVYADDLRLGGLATPIGASCRICPRTDCDQRAFPPAGSVIEIDADRRSVVPYAFR, from the coding sequence ATGGTAGCTCCCCGCCGCCGCCTGTTCGAAGGCTTCCGCCTGCGCGACCTCCGCCGCCGCCTCGGCCTCAGCCAGGCGGCGATGGCCGCGCGGCTCGGCATTTCGGTGCCCTATCTCTCGCAGATCGAGAATAACGGCCGCCCGATCACCGACATCGTCCTCGTCGCGCTGGCCCGCGAATTCCCGATGGAGGCCGCCGATATCGGCGCCGAGGCCGAGACTTCCACCCTGCTCCGCACCATCGACGCCGCCACCGACACCAGCATCCCCGCACACTCGCTGGGCGAGGCGGACGTCCGCCGCGGACTCGAACAGCAGCCATTGCTAGCCCGCCGCCTCGTCGCGGTGCACGAGGCATGGCGGCGCAGCCAGGAACAGCTCCGCGTCCTAGACGACCGTTTCGACACCGGATCGAGCGACGCCGCGCCGCTTCCATGGGAAGAAGTGCGCGACTGGTTCCAGGCCGAAGGCAATTACATCGACGCGATCGACCGCTCGGGCGAAGCGCTCGCCGAGGCGCTCGACGAGGGCCCCATCACCCAGGCTCTCGAAGACCGCCTGCGCCGCTGGCACGGCGTCCGCGTGACCGGCGAGGATGCAGACGGCAGCCAGCTCAGCCGCTTCGACGAGGGCAGCCGCACGCTCGCACTCAATTCCGGCCTGCCCCCCGAGAGCCGCGCCTTCCTGCTCGCCCACCGGCTGGTCCGCTACGAATTCGCCAACGAGATGCGCCATGTCGTCGCCGAAGCTGGACTTGCCAGCCAGGCGTCACGCGAGCTGCTCAGTGTCGGCCTCGCCAACTATGCCGCCGGCGCGCTGCTGATGCCCTATACCGCATTCCGCGCCCGCGCCCGTGAAGTCCGCCACGACATCGATCGCCTGCGCCAACGCTTCGGCGTCAGCTTCGAACAGGCCTGCCACCGCCTCTCGACGCTCCAGCGCCCGGGCGCCGCAGGTCTGCCCTTCTTCTTCTGCCGGGTCGACATGGCGGGCAACATCACCAAGCGCCACTCGGCGACGCGGCTCCAGTTCGCGGCGCTGGGCGGTGCCTGTCCGCTGTGGGTGGTGCACGAAGCGGTGGCGATCCCCGATCGCATCCTCGTGCAATTGGCCGAGATGCCCGACGGCACCCGCTACGTCTCGATGGCCAAAGGGCTGGTCAAGCCATCGGGCAGCTATGCCCGTCCCGCCCGCCGCTACGCGGTGGCGCTGGGCTGCGAGGAGGCCCACGCCGCCGACTTCGTATATGCCGACGATCTGCGGTTAGGCGGCCTTGCTACCCCAATCGGTGCAAGCTGTCGCATCTGCCCGCGCACCGACTGCGACCAACGCGCCTTCCCGCCGGCCGGCTCGGTCATCGAGATCGACGCCGACCGGCGCAGCGTCGTGCCCTACGCCTTCCGCTAG
- the mce gene encoding methylmalonyl-CoA epimerase, translated as MKLGRLNHVGIATPSIADSIAFYRDTMGAEVIGDPFELPAQGVKVCFVDTPNTQIELIEPLGDASPIHGFLAKNPAGGQHHLCYEVPDIHEAKAWFEAKGAKVLGEPRMGAHGTMIFFVHPKDMGGVLTEIMETPRDGH; from the coding sequence ATGAAACTCGGTCGCCTCAATCATGTCGGCATCGCGACGCCTTCCATAGCGGATTCGATCGCTTTCTACCGTGACACGATGGGCGCGGAGGTGATCGGTGATCCGTTCGAGTTGCCTGCGCAGGGGGTAAAGGTGTGCTTTGTCGATACGCCCAATACCCAGATCGAGTTGATCGAGCCGCTGGGCGATGCCTCGCCGATCCACGGTTTTCTCGCCAAGAACCCGGCGGGCGGGCAGCACCATCTGTGCTATGAGGTGCCCGACATCCACGAAGCCAAGGCCTGGTTCGAGGCAAAGGGGGCGAAGGTGCTCGGCGAGCCGCGAATGGGGGCGCACGGGACGATGATCTTCTTCGTGCATCCGAAGGACATGGGCGGCGTTCTCACCGAGATCATGGAGACGCCGCGTGACGGGCATTGA
- the bioB gene encoding biotin synthase BioB produces the protein MTRNDWTRDEIAALFDLPFGELVFRAQTVHRAHHAPDQVQMSTLLSIKTGGCPEDCGYCNQSVHAETGLKATKLMDVRAVLQAAAQAKDNGSSRFCMGAAWRNPKDRDMPAIVEMVQGVRQMGMETCMTLGMLTERQAAMLADAGLDYYNHNIDTSPERYGEVITTRSFEERLDTLEHVREAGINVCCGGIVGMGETRGDRVGFIHALATLPRHPESVPVNALVPVKGTVLGDMLADTPLAKIDDIEFVRTVAVARITMPASMVRLSAGRESMSDITQALCFMAGANSIFTGDKLLTTGNAGDDKDAALFARLGLMAMPVQVKAELEAAE, from the coding sequence ATGACCCGCAACGACTGGACCCGCGACGAGATCGCCGCATTGTTCGACCTGCCGTTCGGTGAACTGGTGTTCCGCGCGCAGACCGTGCACCGCGCGCATCACGCGCCCGATCAGGTCCAGATGTCGACCCTGCTGTCGATCAAGACCGGCGGCTGCCCCGAGGATTGCGGCTATTGCAACCAGTCGGTGCATGCCGAGACCGGGCTCAAGGCGACCAAGCTGATGGACGTCCGCGCGGTGCTGCAGGCAGCGGCGCAGGCGAAGGACAATGGCTCGTCACGCTTCTGCATGGGCGCGGCGTGGCGGAACCCCAAGGATCGCGACATGCCCGCCATCGTCGAGATGGTGCAGGGAGTCCGCCAGATGGGGATGGAGACCTGCATGACGCTCGGCATGCTGACCGAGCGTCAAGCCGCGATGCTCGCCGATGCCGGGCTCGACTACTACAATCACAATATCGACACTTCGCCCGAGCGATATGGCGAGGTGATCACGACGCGGAGCTTCGAGGAGCGCCTCGATACGCTCGAGCATGTCCGCGAGGCGGGGATCAACGTGTGTTGCGGGGGGATCGTCGGGATGGGCGAGACGCGTGGCGACCGCGTCGGTTTCATCCACGCGCTGGCAACGCTGCCGCGGCATCCCGAGAGCGTGCCGGTCAATGCGCTGGTGCCGGTAAAGGGTACTGTGCTCGGCGACATGCTCGCTGATACGCCGCTGGCCAAGATCGACGATATCGAGTTCGTGCGGACGGTCGCGGTGGCGCGGATCACCATGCCCGCGAGCATGGTACGGCTCTCCGCCGGGCGTGAGAGCATGAGCGATATCACACAGGCGCTTTGCTTCATGGCGGGTGCCAATTCGATCTTCACCGGCGACAAGTTGCTCACCACGGGCAATGCCGGCGACGACAAGGACGCAGCGCTGTTCGCGCGGCTCGGGCTCATGGCGATGCCGGTCCAGGTGAAAGCCGAGCTGGAGGCGGCGGAGTGA